Sequence from the Temnothorax longispinosus isolate EJ_2023e chromosome 6, Tlon_JGU_v1, whole genome shotgun sequence genome:
AATCAAGAGTGTCTCGAAGTAATAGCTCAGTCAGCGCGTATCATTCTAGAGACTTTAGATATCATTCTCTTTCCCCAGGCCCACGATCTTCCACAGCACCATGTACGCCAGGAACACCAGGAATTAGCCCTATCATGTCAAGAGCTAGTAGCGTTAGCAATAATGTACCTGATATTGCACCACAGGTAATAAAAACTTCTATAGAATCTGCCTTGTTCTgaaatgaatattttcttacaaaaatctttttttttttttaatttgtttgtttaCGGGATTAATACAAAGCAGTttgttaaaacatttttctttgcaGCCTGCATGGAAATCTGTTATCTTTAAGCATTTTTTCTTCACGCAGGTATATCATATCTGAAGATATGGTAGatgcttattttttttagcatagcattattatagtattattagtattattaatagatattaatattattaataacccAGATAGCAGAGTGCGTCAAATGACGTTATAATGCCGTCAAAGTGACGTCTCTAACGACAACAATCCGTCACTTTGACTGCACTATTACGCCACTTGACGCCACTCTGCTATCTGGGAAGTTGTAtatgtttcaatttatttctaatatttaaaaaaatatatatacatatttattatctcaatctttcttaattaaaaatatgtgaaatatacatattctattGTTAGTTTTGCTACTTTTTAAAAccaactttattaattaatgacgaacatttttcaaaatagttgttttaaatatatttatacatttcttttttagattCCTCCATTGCCTATGAATTATAGACCAACTGTTCCACCTGCCATATGCGGAACACCATTTTTGGATGATGAAAAGTTGAATGTATTAAAAGTGATAGAGAAGAAACCAAATAGCAATCTTATAGATTTGAATAGTTTCGAGCAAACAGAGGACAAAACAAATGTACGAGTTAGCGTGTTGGAAGCATTCGATCCGTTACTTATTAAGACTGACAACGGAAATAATTCTATACCAGAGCATAAAGATGGTAAATTAtcaaatctcattttttctaaattattaatatggtataaaataattacagaataattatagtataaaataatataatatgtcaaATTTAAAACTCGAAACATGTGACTAAAAATGGAAGTACAttctgttattttaatattaataaataacattgaataatttttacagattcACAATCACAAGTTAGTGGCAGTGTATATGATCCATTCGATCCGTTTGATTATATGTACAGCACAAATGAAAGTGTCAACTCGGATCCCGTTTATGCTGCTGTGGAAAAATCTGCGAAATCGCCAGCTGTATCGCCAGCTGCACCACCTCCACTGCCTCCTCGAAATTCATCTGCATGGAATACCATAGAGAGACGAAGAACTTCCTTAGATCGTCGAGTAAGTTGCGAAAAAATTTCTgtctaatttttcataaaataattgttatactttaatattattttcagcaGAAGCGTCAAACACGATTATACGAAAACTTAACAGTCATTAAAACTAGATCATCTCTGCATGATTGTGATCTGAAGGCATTTCACAACATGATAAAGTCTATACGAAGTTAGTAGAGAACCTTTTGTTCTATAATGGTATATTGATACATCTTTGTTGCTTACAATTTGGTTCAATTTCAGGCGAGTTTCCGTTTAATAATCCTAGTACAAATATTGGATACGTTGTTAGCCCAATAATGGAGAATCTATATCCAGATGGTACAAGTATAAAATTAGTAGTCCATCCACAATTACTCAATAACGATAAAGATCCTGTATCATCTATTACTTTCACTTGTAATggtaagttaaaaaaaaaatctttttttttccaaagtaAGAttactttctctcttttgtaTCTAAAGCAAATCGTTTTAAACATGTTTCAGTGAATTGCAGTGTCGAGCATGTTATCTTGAACGTCGCTTGTTCCTTGGAGGATGAAGATACAgtaaatgtagaaaaatattgtttaagagTATGGGGATTAGCTGAATACCTTGCACCTAACACAACTTTAGCACAATACGAATACATACATCTATgcattaaattagaaaaagatatcgaATTAGCTATAATGAGCAGGGCACAAATTAAACAATCCATTGCTCGAACGGTCAGTATcagacatatatgtatattgtatacatattataatgtatCGCAAGCAGACTGTTCAAAccattattcttttttttccagcTACAAGATGATAATTGTGATCAAACTCTAAAATTAGAAGATATTCTACCAAATGAACCGTCACAGCCTATTTCATATGATAcattagttattttattaggtatgtttacacacacacatgcatatgaaaagaaattgtttgtctataatatatttatattgcacattgaattttaatattacgttATGGATTATAGAAACAGTAGAAAAGGAAATGGAACGCGTAGAAACTGCAGCGTTACAATTGGCAACCACAAATCAAGGTTCTACCTTATTACCTCAACTTCAACCGCACGGCGTAGTGCAAGCAGTTAAAGCAGTGTGTGCCTTAATGGGAAACATCGAGACATTCGAGATCACGGAAGCTATTGACAATTTCGTGAATGCTTGCTGCCAATTTTTGCCGCAAGCTCACACAGCTAATATAGACTGTAAAAAGCCCGAGATTATACACGAAGATGGCGATTATGCTGTGGTTACTTTGAGGAAAAAGTTTCCTGATGTGATCGCTTCTCATTGTCATAAAATTCGCGATGCTATTCAGGAACTCGTCGAGACCTACTGTCATGCGTTTAGGGTCGATTTTCAACTAAATAACAAAGGAGAATTTTCGACAAGTAAGAAGGCTAATcctattgcaataatatactttgtagaagataaaattttatgatataatcatgatatatttttccttaacAGATACACTGATTGCGACAGAAGTAATTGATACTATTCTGGTGCGTGTTGGAGCTCTGCACAGGCTACCAACCACGTGGAAACACGACGATTATATAGTGGCAGCTCAAATCTTTCACGGAACCAGACCTGTGGGAAATCCAGTTTTATCAGAACCAATGACGGTTAgcacaaatttttatccaaggattttatttaattcgtgGTAAGTACGAAAAGACGCTTACAATACTCAAGAATGCCAGTTggatttaatacaaattatataatttatataaggtTGGAATTTCGTGGAATAAGTGTATGTCAAGTACCACGGGAAGCTAGACTTGTGTTAGTTCTTTACGGACGTACGCTGCAGCCTGCGGAGCACGAATCCAACTCATCCGCGGAAAACGCGATGCAGAAAGAAGAACTGGGATGGGGTGCTATACAATTCTTCGATTATGACGGGTAAATGATGTGTCTGCTACATTTCACGAATTGTTCCTCGCATTCGGCTTTTTATCTTCGAAACTTTTACAATTTGTATTTTCGTTGCTTCATATCATGCACGGTTTTATGTACcttcattttatttctagCGTTATGAGCCAAGGGAGTTTTTTTCTGTCCCTTTGGCCAGCCATTGCAGACAAACGATTAGGTCCGGCGCCGGCGCCTGGAATTCATCCACGTGGCGATACTCATCCTATAATAGGAGTAGAATTACCCGATTATGGAGGAAAAGTATTATTCCCCAATTCCTCGGAATTGCGAGATTATGACGTGGAATCGTTAGACTTCAACTCGTTAGATCAAAATACAcaagaattattaatagatattacaCAGCAAGATACATTCTCGAggtatgttaataatatatgattaaaaatatagaaagacttaaattttttaaatctttgacATTTTGCAAAAGCTGATTCCTATTTCTAGACCGCCTATCGATGAGAGAGAAATTCTATGGGAGAAGAGGCATTATTTACACGACAGACCTGAAGCTTTACCAAAAGTATTACTAGCTGCACACAGTTGGGATTGGGCGTGTCTACCGGATTTACATGCGTCGCTTAGAATTTGGAGTCCACTGCCTCCGGTACAAGCGTTACAATTACTTTTACCATGGTATGTATTTCTATCGATTATTTCTCTATTACAACTCCTGAAGAATCGTCTCGTAGAACGCtgcaatttctatttttttgcagCTTCCCAGATATGAAAGTCAGAGAGATGGCAGTTGACTGGATTCGCGAATTAAGTAATGACGAATTGGTCGATTATCTGCCGCAGTTACTTCAAGCGATGAAACACGAGACATACGAAGCATCACCTCTTACTCGATTCTTATTAGAACGTGCCTTACTTTCGCCGAGAGTGGCTCATTATATTTACTGGTTACTAAATCAAGCGCTGCCGGGACAAAGTCCCCAGGTACAGGTTGGGTTGATCAGCATTGGTGACATTAAATGCTTACGCATTTGTATTAAATGCTTACAGTATGGAttgtagataaaaaataacttttttaattaaagttgtaGAGAATTGCTTCatgcgatatatattattaataataatataaacttttctatattaaataataaaggctttttattttatagaattctGGTGAAATTGCCGCGGAAGATGATAAAGCTATCAGTTGTGCTCGTTATCAACGAAGATTGCAGTTAATGTTGAGAGCGTTATTAGCAGTTATCGGAGATGCGCTGAGAAAGAGTTTCCTCACTCAACAATTGCTAGTTAAAGTGCGCCTTAACTTTTGTATCTTGCTTATTTTAAACAGTCTTGTTTATTTCGAATATACTTTAAGTCGTAATCCGTACAGAACCTGCACGAAGTGGCTGAgaatatcaaaattacaaaggAATCGTTACGAATGGATACGCTTAAAACTggtttacaaaatatacacTGCCAGTTAATGGAAGACGATGGAACATGCTTACCACTGTCTCCTAGCAAACTAGTGTTCGGTATCAATGTACAGACATGTGCCTATTTCCCGTCGTTCACTCTTCCGTTgaaaattaactttatcaGTTGTGACAATGTTATAAGCCCAGCAATCTTCAAGGTACGTTTTTGCGATGGGTAATCCgtaaaaattttctacaaaacactattttcttcgaaattaatatcgaaaaatttgatattaacaTACATTGTACTTTTTGTTTCCAGGTGGGCGATGATTTGCAGCAGGATATGTTGACTCTCCAAATGGTACGCATTATGGACAAATTGTGGTTGAAGGAAGGCCTCGATTTGAAAATGGTCACTTTCGCCTGTGTGCCCACTGGTCACAAACGCGGAATGATAGAAATGGTAACAGACGCAGAAACGTTACGGAAGATCCAAGTTGAGTTTGGGCTAACCGGATCGTTTAAGGATCGACCGATCGCGGAGTGGCTTGCGAAGCATAATTCTTCAGAATTAGAATATGAGAGGGCGGTAGAAAATTTCACTGCTTCTTGTGCCGGCTATAGCGTTGCCACTTACATTTTAGGAATTTGTGATAGACATAATGATAATATCATGCTAAAGACATCTGGTCACTTGTTTCATATTGACTTTGGAAAGTTTCTCGGTGACGCACAAATGTTTGGAAACTTCAAGAGGTGAGTATGTTATATTTCATCTATTTCTGGATTATACTATGTAccatattcttattttaaatataaaagatgagAGATATATGTAATcttatgttacatttttaatcaGAGATAGGACGCCATTTGTGCTGACGTCCGATATGGCATATGTTATAAATGGTGGTGATAAACCTTCAGCGAAATTTCATCATTTCGTGGACTTGTGCTGCCAAGCTTTTAATATAGTGCGAAAACATGGAAATCTTATTCTTCATCTTTTTGGACTGGtatgttttaaaatagttttaagcTTAGAGGTAAATAATTGGTCACTAATGTGGTAcaagtaacatatataaatcttttagttttcaataatttttttacacaaatagCTATATACGACAACcttcgttaaattttattaacgtaatatttttaaattttagtttagataaataaattttaaacagctcaaatttaagtaatattgaataaattattttgggaagatataattttagtatGAATAgctgatatatattttgaattaatttctattataaatgcacatacattttatgcaaaggttttgaaaaattttagaatatatttgaaataaagaatttatcagTTGTATGGTCACCACACCGTTATGAAAACAATAAAACCACAACGGAAGAACATATCCGTGTGCTTTATCAGAAACCGGACCGCTATCTCACTAAACTATATGCGATGTAGTTAATTAGTATTTATCGCCCGCGCTCCCATAATATCGTATGTTGCAGCAGTCTGAGTCAATCATgttaagagtaaagtaccGTTGGGAGTGAATAAAAAAGTTGAGGAATCATTATAAAGTCCAATAGCATTTATATAAGGATCGCGCggtgtaaaaaaatagatttatttgttgttttaatattcaacGAATAAATCGCAATGGATAAGTTAATATCGCGAAAGAATCTTCTCAGTGATCTGCACAA
This genomic interval carries:
- the Pi3k68d gene encoding phosphatidylinositol 4-phosphate 3-kinase C2 domain-containing subunit beta isoform X2, whose protein sequence is MSHYSRNTCDQKTAVIDHEKKYQEDLEQAKALSLESLALEKYRLEKLRLELSNVQQACLAQNNVCNTNSVSETDSLQGERLQCRSRPRPGSINTNQKSTVILAPPPPIPCRRNSTTTASNQDSSTDLINFTSPVKQDNLAEYCSAPPPPPPKAASLEPKWDTHPSLLKKQSRVSRSNSSVSAYHSRDFRYHSLSPGPRSSTAPCTPGTPGISPIMSRASSVSNNVPDIAPQPAWKSVIFKHFFFTQIPPLPMNYRPTVPPAICGTPFLDDEKLNVLKVIEKKPNSNLIDLNSFEQTEDKTNVRVSVLEAFDPLLIKTDNGNNSIPEHKDDSQSQVSGSVYDPFDPFDYMYSTNESVNSDPVYAAVEKSAKSPAVSPAAPPPLPPRNSSAWNTIERRRTSLDRRKRQTRLYENLTVIKTRSSLHDCDLKAFHNMIKSIRSEFPFNNPSTNIGYVVSPIMENLYPDGTSIKLVVHPQLLNNDKDPVSSITFTCNVNCSVEHVILNVACSLEDEDTVNVEKYCLRVWGLAEYLAPNTTLAQYEYIHLCIKLEKDIELAIMSRAQIKQSIARTLQDDNCDQTLKLEDILPNEPSQPISYDTLVILLETVEKEMERVETAALQLATTNQGSTLLPQLQPHGVVQAVKAVCALMGNIETFEITEAIDNFVNACCQFLPQAHTANIDCKKPEIIHEDGDYAVVTLRKKFPDVIASHCHKIRDAIQELVETYCHAFRVDFQLNNKGEFSTNTLIATEVIDTILVRVGALHRLPTTWKHDDYIVAAQIFHGTRPVGNPVLSEPMTVSTNFYPRILFNSWLEFRGISVCQVPREARLVLVLYGRTLQPAEHESNSSAENAMQKEELGWGAIQFFDYDGVMSQGSFFLSLWPAIADKRLGPAPAPGIHPRGDTHPIIGVELPDYGGKVLFPNSSELRDYDVESLDFNSLDQNTQELLIDITQQDTFSRPPIDEREILWEKRHYLHDRPEALPKVLLAAHSWDWACLPDLHASLRIWSPLPPVQALQLLLPCFPDMKVREMAVDWIRELSNDELVDYLPQLLQAMKHETYEASPLTRFLLERALLSPRVAHYIYWLLNQALPGQSPQVQNSGEIAAEDDKAISCARYQRRLQLMLRALLAVIGDALRKSFLTQQLLVKNLHEVAENIKITKESLRMDTLKTGLQNIHCQLMEDDGTCLPLSPSKLVFGINVQTCAYFPSFTLPLKINFISCDNVISPAIFKVGDDLQQDMLTLQMVRIMDKLWLKEGLDLKMVTFACVPTGHKRGMIEMVTDAETLRKIQVEFGLTGSFKDRPIAEWLAKHNSSELEYERAVENFTASCAGYSVATYILGICDRHNDNIMLKTSGHLFHIDFGKFLGDAQMFGNFKRDRTPFVLTSDMAYVINGGDKPSAKFHHFVDLCCQAFNIVRKHGNLILHLFGLMTSSGIPGVTVDAVSYVQKALLPGQTNPEAAATFARMIESSLKSWFTQFNFFLHNLAQMRFSGEHTEGELLSFIPRTYTMQQEGELTSVQVHGYQKRYDPEKYYMYILRIQRKGQPDPTYLFRSYKEFCEFYQKLCIHFPLAKVTSLPSGMSVGRSNIKQVADKRRADIEKFLVSLFKMAPEISQSDLVYTFFHPLLRDQKNPDIRLRKVKVGNNWWAEKRVRDNVQSGQIKLALHYVRGTLSVMVCHARGLPKVANAQEPNTYVKVYLKPDPTKATKRKTKVVKKNCHPSFMEMLEYRMPLEVIRERTLEATIWNHDTLQENEFLGGISLPLGRLDLTNETIEWFPLGNVR
- the Pi3k68d gene encoding phosphatidylinositol 4-phosphate 3-kinase C2 domain-containing subunit beta isoform X4 — encoded protein: MSHYSRNTCDQKTAVIDHEKKYQEDLEQAKALSLESLALEKYRLEKLRLELSNVQQACLAQNNVCNTNSVSETDSLQGERLQCRSRPRPGSINTNQKSTVILAPPPPIPCRRNSTTTASNQDSSTDLINFTSPVKQDNLAEYCSAPPPPPPKAASLEPKWDTHPSLLKKQSRVSRSNSSVSAYHSRDFRYHSLSPGPRSSTAPCTPGTPGISPIMSRASSVSNNVPDIAPQPAWKSVIFKHFFFTQIPPLPMNYRPTVPPAICGTPFLDDEKLNVLKVIEKKPNSNLIDLNSFEQTEDKTNVRVSVLEAFDPLLIKTDNGNNSIPEHKDDSQSQVSGSVYDPFDPFDYMYSTNESVNSDPVYAAVEKSAKSPAVSPAAPPPLPPRNSSAWNTIERRRTSLDRRKRQTRLYENLTVIKTRSSLHDCDLKAFHNMIKSIRSEFPFNNPSTNIGYVVSPIMENLYPDGTSIKLVVHPQLLNNDKDPVSSITFTCNVNCSVEHVILNVACSLEDEDTVNVEKYCLRVWGLAEYLAPNTTLAQYEYIHLCIKLEKDIELAIMSRAQIKQSIARTLQDDNCDQTLKLEDILPNEPSQPISYDTLVILLETVEKEMERVETAALQLATTNQGSTLLPQLQPHGVVQAVKAVCALMGNIETFEITEAIDNFVNACCQFLPQAHTANIDCKKPEIIHEDGDYAVVTLRKKFPDVIASHCHKIRDAIQELVETYCHAFRVDFQLNNKGEFSTNTLIATEVIDTILVRVGALHRLPTTWKHDDYIVAAQIFHGTRPVGNPVLSEPMTVSTNFYPRILFNSWLEFRGISVCQVPREARLVLVLYGRTLQPAEHESNSSAENAMQKEELGWGAIQFFDYDGVMSQGSFFLSLWPAIADKRLGPAPAPGIHPRGDTHPIIGVELPDYGGKVLFPNSSELRDYDVESLDFNSLDQNTQELLIDITQQDTFSRPPIDEREILWEKRHYLHDRPEALPKVLLAAHSWDWACLPDLHASLRIWSPLPPVQALQLLLPCFPDMKVREMAVDWIRELSNDELVDYLPQLLQAMKHETYEASPLTRFLLERALLSPRVAHYIYWLLNQALPGQSPQNSGEIAAEDDKAISCARYQRRLQLMLRALLAVIGDALRKSFLTQQLLVKNLHEVAENIKITKESLRMDTLKTGLQNIHCQLMEDDGTCLPLSPSKLVFGINVQTCAYFPSFTLPLKINFISCDNVISPAIFKVGDDLQQDMLTLQMVRIMDKLWLKEGLDLKMVTFACVPTGHKRGMIEMVTDAETLRKIQVEFGLTGSFKDRPIAEWLAKHNSSELEYERAVENFTASCAGYSVATYILGICDRHNDNIMLKTSGHLFHIDFGKFLGDAQMFGNFKRDRTPFVLTSDMAYVINGGDKPSAKFHHFVDLCCQAFNIVRKHGNLILHLFGLMTSSGIPGVTVDAVSYVQKALLPGQTNPEAAATFARMIESSLKSWFTQFNFFLHNLAQMRFSGEHTEGELLSFIPRTYTMQQEGELTSVQVHGYQKRYDPEKYYMYILRIQRKGQPDPTYLFRSYKEFCEFYQKLCIHFPLAKVTSLPSGMSVGRSNIKQVADKRRADIEKFLVSLFKMAPEISQSDLVYTFFHPLLRDQKNPDIRLRKVKVGNNWWAEKRVRDNVQSGQIKLALHYVRGTLSVMVCHARGLPKVANAQEPNTYVKVYLKPDPTKATKRKTKVVKKNCHPSFMEMLEYRMPLEVIRERTLEATIWNHDTLQENEFLGGISLPLGRLDLTNETIEWFPLGNVR
- the Pi3k68d gene encoding phosphatidylinositol 4-phosphate 3-kinase C2 domain-containing subunit beta isoform X8, which encodes MSHYSRNTCDQKTAVIDHEKKYQEDLEQAKALSLESLALEKYRLEKLRLELSNVQQACLAQNNVCNTNSVSETDSLQGERLQCRSRPRPGSINTNQKSTVILAPPPPIPCRRNSTTTASNQDSSTDLINFTSPVKQDNLAEYCSAPPPPPPKAASLEPKWDTHPSLLKKQSRVSRSPRSSTAPCTPGTPGISPIMSRASSVSNNVPDIAPQPAWKSVIFKHFFFTQIPPLPMNYRPTVPPAICGTPFLDDEKLNVLKVIEKKPNSNLIDLNSFEQTEDKTNVRVSVLEAFDPLLIKTDNGNNSIPEHKDDSQSQVSGSVYDPFDPFDYMYSTNESVNSDPVYAAVEKSAKSPAVSPAAPPPLPPRNSSAWNTIERRRTSLDRRQKRQTRLYENLTVIKTRSSLHDCDLKAFHNMIKSIRSEFPFNNPSTNIGYVVSPIMENLYPDGTSIKLVVHPQLLNNDKDPVSSITFTCNVNCSVEHVILNVACSLEDEDTVNVEKYCLRVWGLAEYLAPNTTLAQYEYIHLCIKLEKDIELAIMSRAQIKQSIARTLQDDNCDQTLKLEDILPNEPSQPISYDTLVILLETVEKEMERVETAALQLATTNQGSTLLPQLQPHGVVQAVKAVCALMGNIETFEITEAIDNFVNACCQFLPQAHTANIDCKKPEIIHEDGDYAVVTLRKKFPDVIASHCHKIRDAIQELVETYCHAFRVDFQLNNKGEFSTNTLIATEVIDTILVRVGALHRLPTTWKHDDYIVAAQIFHGTRPVGNPVLSEPMTVSTNFYPRILFNSWLEFRGISVCQVPREARLVLVLYGRTLQPAEHESNSSAENAMQKEELGWGAIQFFDYDGVMSQGSFFLSLWPAIADKRLGPAPAPGIHPRGDTHPIIGVELPDYGGKVLFPNSSELRDYDVESLDFNSLDQNTQELLIDITQQDTFSRPPIDEREILWEKRHYLHDRPEALPKVLLAAHSWDWACLPDLHASLRIWSPLPPVQALQLLLPCFPDMKVREMAVDWIRELSNDELVDYLPQLLQAMKHETYEASPLTRFLLERALLSPRVAHYIYWLLNQALPGQSPQVQNSGEIAAEDDKAISCARYQRRLQLMLRALLAVIGDALRKSFLTQQLLVKNLHEVAENIKITKESLRMDTLKTGLQNIHCQLMEDDGTCLPLSPSKLVFGINVQTCAYFPSFTLPLKINFISCDNVISPAIFKVGDDLQQDMLTLQMVRIMDKLWLKEGLDLKMVTFACVPTGHKRGMIEMVTDAETLRKIQVEFGLTGSFKDRPIAEWLAKHNSSELEYERAVENFTASCAGYSVATYILGICDRHNDNIMLKTSGHLFHIDFGKFLGDAQMFGNFKRDRTPFVLTSDMAYVINGGDKPSAKFHHFVDLCCQAFNIVRKHGNLILHLFGLMTSSGIPGVTVDAVSYVQKALLPGQTNPEAAATFARMIESSLKSWFTQFNFFLHNLAQMRFSGEHTEGELLSFIPRTYTMQQEGELTSVQVHGYQKRYDPEKYYMYILRIQRKGQPDPTYLFRSYKEFCEFYQKLCIHFPLAKVTSLPSGMSVGRSNIKQVADKRRADIEKFLVSLFKMAPEISQSDLVYTFFHPLLRDQKNPDIRLRKVKVGNNWWAEKRVRDNVQSGQIKLALHYVRGTLSVMVCHARGLPKVANAQEPNTYVKVYLKPDPTKATKRKTKVVKKNCHPSFMEMLEYRMPLEVIRERTLEATIWNHDTLQENEFLGGISLPLGRLDLTNETIEWFPLGNVR
- the Pi3k68d gene encoding phosphatidylinositol 4-phosphate 3-kinase C2 domain-containing subunit beta isoform X9 codes for the protein MSHYSRNTCDQKTAVIDHEKKYQEDLEQAKALSLESLALEKYRLEKLRLELSNVQQACLAQNNVCNTNSVSETDSLQGERLQCRSRPRPGSINTNQKSTVILAPPPPIPCRRNSTTTASNQDSSTDLINFTSPVKQDNLAEYCSAPPPPPPKAASLEPKWDTHPSLLKKQSRVSRSPRSSTAPCTPGTPGISPIMSRASSVSNNVPDIAPQIPPLPMNYRPTVPPAICGTPFLDDEKLNVLKVIEKKPNSNLIDLNSFEQTEDKTNVRVSVLEAFDPLLIKTDNGNNSIPEHKDDSQSQVSGSVYDPFDPFDYMYSTNESVNSDPVYAAVEKSAKSPAVSPAAPPPLPPRNSSAWNTIERRRTSLDRRQKRQTRLYENLTVIKTRSSLHDCDLKAFHNMIKSIRSEFPFNNPSTNIGYVVSPIMENLYPDGTSIKLVVHPQLLNNDKDPVSSITFTCNVNCSVEHVILNVACSLEDEDTVNVEKYCLRVWGLAEYLAPNTTLAQYEYIHLCIKLEKDIELAIMSRAQIKQSIARTLQDDNCDQTLKLEDILPNEPSQPISYDTLVILLETVEKEMERVETAALQLATTNQGSTLLPQLQPHGVVQAVKAVCALMGNIETFEITEAIDNFVNACCQFLPQAHTANIDCKKPEIIHEDGDYAVVTLRKKFPDVIASHCHKIRDAIQELVETYCHAFRVDFQLNNKGEFSTNTLIATEVIDTILVRVGALHRLPTTWKHDDYIVAAQIFHGTRPVGNPVLSEPMTVSTNFYPRILFNSWLEFRGISVCQVPREARLVLVLYGRTLQPAEHESNSSAENAMQKEELGWGAIQFFDYDGVMSQGSFFLSLWPAIADKRLGPAPAPGIHPRGDTHPIIGVELPDYGGKVLFPNSSELRDYDVESLDFNSLDQNTQELLIDITQQDTFSRPPIDEREILWEKRHYLHDRPEALPKVLLAAHSWDWACLPDLHASLRIWSPLPPVQALQLLLPCFPDMKVREMAVDWIRELSNDELVDYLPQLLQAMKHETYEASPLTRFLLERALLSPRVAHYIYWLLNQALPGQSPQVQNSGEIAAEDDKAISCARYQRRLQLMLRALLAVIGDALRKSFLTQQLLVKNLHEVAENIKITKESLRMDTLKTGLQNIHCQLMEDDGTCLPLSPSKLVFGINVQTCAYFPSFTLPLKINFISCDNVISPAIFKVGDDLQQDMLTLQMVRIMDKLWLKEGLDLKMVTFACVPTGHKRGMIEMVTDAETLRKIQVEFGLTGSFKDRPIAEWLAKHNSSELEYERAVENFTASCAGYSVATYILGICDRHNDNIMLKTSGHLFHIDFGKFLGDAQMFGNFKRDRTPFVLTSDMAYVINGGDKPSAKFHHFVDLCCQAFNIVRKHGNLILHLFGLMTSSGIPGVTVDAVSYVQKALLPGQTNPEAAATFARMIESSLKSWFTQFNFFLHNLAQMRFSGEHTEGELLSFIPRTYTMQQEGELTSVQVHGYQKRYDPEKYYMYILRIQRKGQPDPTYLFRSYKEFCEFYQKLCIHFPLAKVTSLPSGMSVGRSNIKQVADKRRADIEKFLVSLFKMAPEISQSDLVYTFFHPLLRDQKNPDIRLRKVKVGNNWWAEKRVRDNVQSGQIKLALHYVRGTLSVMVCHARGLPKVANAQEPNTYVKVYLKPDPTKATKRKTKVVKKNCHPSFMEMLEYRMPLEVIRERTLEATIWNHDTLQENEFLGGISLPLGRLDLTNETIEWFPLGNVR